In the Bacteroidales bacterium genome, one interval contains:
- a CDS encoding permease, whose translation MENRKELKILFWIAVIFGVAFFLPLESVRFNTAIDATLDLVKWYAREHVILCLLPAFFIAGVIAVFVSQGSVLRYFGANAKKWLAYTVASLSGTILAVCSCTILPLFSSIHKRGAGLGPAIAFLYSGPAINILAIILTAKILGFDMGLARVIGAVSFSVIIGIIMSLIYHKEEKIKREEQMNIALPPEKRPMWQTSFHFFTLVLILVFANWGRPSGDDASSFWYYLWAYKWYITGFFSLMLVYSLIAILRIKWQWVISAVFITALSIWLSSTFIENPKLVPLVPMLVGIIALSIMTLFDKRDDENREWALSAWGFAKQIMPLLGIGIVTAGFLLGSTHDDTAIAGIIPNEWVQWLVGGNSGLSNFFASIVGAFMYFATLTEVPIVQGLIGAGMGKGPALALLLAGPSLSLPNMLVIRGVIGTQKTIVYSGLVILMATLSGMLYGAI comes from the coding sequence TTGCTTTTTTTCTTCCCCTTGAAAGCGTGCGGTTCAATACCGCCATAGATGCCACGCTCGACCTGGTGAAATGGTATGCCCGGGAGCATGTCATCCTTTGTCTGCTGCCCGCATTCTTTATTGCAGGAGTCATTGCAGTTTTTGTCAGCCAGGGTTCTGTGCTGCGCTATTTTGGCGCCAATGCCAAAAAGTGGCTTGCTTACACTGTCGCATCACTCTCCGGAACAATATTGGCGGTCTGCTCCTGCACGATCTTACCGCTTTTTTCAAGTATCCATAAGCGGGGTGCAGGTTTGGGACCAGCAATCGCTTTTTTGTATTCCGGCCCGGCCATTAACATACTTGCAATCATTCTAACCGCTAAAATTCTCGGTTTTGATATGGGTCTTGCCCGCGTCATCGGGGCAGTTTCATTCAGTGTCATCATCGGGATCATCATGTCGCTGATCTATCATAAGGAGGAAAAAATAAAAAGGGAGGAGCAGATGAACATTGCGCTTCCCCCTGAAAAAAGGCCGATGTGGCAGACTTCCTTCCACTTTTTCACCCTGGTCCTCATCCTGGTGTTTGCCAACTGGGGCAGACCTTCCGGTGATGACGCATCCAGCTTCTGGTATTACCTCTGGGCCTATAAGTGGTATATCACCGGATTCTTCAGCCTGATGCTGGTCTATTCCCTGATCGCTATCCTCAGGATCAAATGGCAATGGGTCATTTCAGCGGTTTTTATCACAGCCCTTTCCATCTGGTTATCTTCCACATTTATTGAGAATCCAAAACTGGTTCCCCTGGTCCCCATGTTAGTGGGAATCATTGCCCTGAGCATCATGACTCTGTTTGATAAAAGAGATGACGAAAACAGGGAATGGGCCTTATCTGCCTGGGGCTTTGCCAAGCAGATCATGCCATTGCTTGGGATTGGGATCGTTACCGCCGGTTTTCTGCTGGGCTCCACCCACGATGATACGGCCATTGCTGGCATCATTCCCAATGAATGGGTACAATGGCTGGTGGGAGGAAATTCGGGGCTTTCCAATTTCTTTGCCTCTATTGTAGGAGCATTTATGTATTTTGCCACCCTGACCGAAGTTCCGATCGTGCAGGGGCTGATCGGCGCAGGAATGGGCAAAGGGCCGGCGCTGGCTCTGTTGCTGGCCGGACCTTCCTTATCGTTGCCCAACATGCTGGTCATCCGTGGAGTGATCGGAACGCAAAAAACCATTGTCTATTCAGGTCTTGTGATCCTTATGGCCACATTGTCCGGAATGCTTTATGGAGCCATTTGA